DNA from Halomonas sp. GFAJ-1:
GAAGCGGCTGTGCTCGGTCGATAGCGTTTAGCGCACGATCAGCCGCCTGCTCGGTCATGGTCGCAACATAGTGCAAACGGTCACGTGCGTCAGGTATCGCTTCCGCCGCTTTTTCAATCTCTTTATCTAACCCCAGCTCGCGCATATTGTCGCGCAGCATGCGGGTAAGTTTACCAATGCGATGGATGAGTTCTTCAGCGGCTTCATCGGGCAGTTGGGCAGTATTTCCCTGCTCACTCTGGCTCATTGTCGTATCTCCTTGCTAACCGAGCCACAAAGGCTCAGCCGCTTCATTTACCCATCTTGTCGAAGATTTTATTCAGCTTCTCTTCTAGGGTAGCGGCAGTGAACGGCTTAACGACGTAGCCGTTGGCGCCTGCTTGTGCGGCCGCAATAATGTTCTCTTTTTTCGCTTCGGCGGTCACCATCAGCACCGGTAAGCCTTTGAGCGCTTCGTCTTGGCGAATCTCTTTAAGCATCTCTAAACCATCAAGATTGGGCATATTCCAATCAGAGACAACGAACTCAAAATTGCCTGCCCGCAACTTATTCAACGCGTCCTGGCCATCTTCCGCCTCATCCACATTGGTAAAGCCCAGCTCTTTTAACAGGCTACGGACGATCCGACGCATCGTAGGAAAATCGTCAACTACCAGAAAACTCATATTCTTATCGGCCATTGGTCATCCTCTCATCAAACACATGGGTTAGGGTGACTGGACACCCAGTCAGGGTTTATTACGGTTAAAACGCTTCCCACTCGTCGTGGTGGCTGTTCTGGCGGGCGCTCCGTTGTGCAGCAGGCTGTGTAGAGGCAAGCTGTGCTGGCGCCGAAGGCGCTATCGAACGCGGTAACTCATAAGAGTGTTCTTGGACACCAAGCAGCTTAAAGACGGCAACCGCCTCCTCTAACCGGCTCGCCTGCTCCTCCAAAGAAGCAGCCGCCGCTGTGGCTTGCTGAACCAGCGCAGCGTTTTGTTGAGTCACTTCATCCATCTGCCCCACTGCTTGGCTAACCTGCGTAATGCCGTCGCTCTGCTCCTGAGAGGCCGCGGATATCTCATCCATAATATCAGTGACCCGACGCACAGCGGTCACTACTTCACTCATGGTGCTACCGGCCTGCTCTACCAGGGTGGAACCTTGCTTAATTTGTGAAACCGACGCATCGATCAGAGTTTTGATCTCTTTGGCAGCATCGGCGCTTCGGCTCGCTAGATTGCGCACCTCACCTGCTACCACGGCAAAGCCACGCCCTTGCTCGCCAGCGCGCGCCGCTTCGACAGAAGCATTCAGTGCAAGAATATTGGTTTGAAAAGCAATCGAGTCAATCACGCTGGTAATATCTGCCACTTTTTGGGAGCTCGTTGAGATGCCATGCATTGTTTGCACGACCTGCTCAACCACCTGCCCGCCCTGCTCAGCGGTGGTAGATGCATCCGCGGCCAGGGTGCTGGCTTGGCGCGCGTTGTCCGCATTCTGCTTCACTGTCGCCGTCATCTGCTCCATGCTGGCAGCGGTTTCTTCAATAGAGGCGGCCTGCTGCTCGGTACGCGATGAAAGATCCGCATTGCCGCTGGCAATTTCCCGAGTGCCGTGATGGATTTCGCTGCTGCCCTCGCGAACTCTTGAAACAATCCCCGTGAGATTTTGCTGCATGGTTGCCATTGCAGCAAACAGCTGGCCTATCTCGTTTTTACCTGCCGCTGGCAGTGGTTCGGTTAAATCAGCCTGTGAGATTTTATCCAAGCGGCGCACCGCATCGTTAAGCGGGGCAATGACCGTGCGGCGCAGCCCAATGTAGATCAACGCTGTCATTAATAATGCAATCGTCGTAGCCACTGCATTAATCAGCGTAAAGAAATTACCCTGTGCGTTAGCATCACTACGGATGTCATCCACACGCTGGAAACCATAATCAATAAAGGCTGTAGTGCTCTCGGCTAAATTGGCAAGCGGACCGGTCAATTCACCCCGCAGCCGGTTAAACGTGGTGATATCCATAGTTTCAAAACTCACCAGCTGTTGTTTGATTATTGCTAATACGTCTTGAAAATCTTCAATCAGGTCACGGCCCAACATCTCTCCTTGCGGCGTTCGCGGCGTCGCCACAAAGTTTTCAAAGCGGCGTTCCGCACGCTCAATACGGTTAGCAGCAAGCGCTATTTGCTCGTTAGACTGGCGTGTTTGGCCCACCATTAAAAAGTTTGACGCCGTTTCCATGGCAAGCATGGCCTGATTGAGCAACGAGTCCGCACGGTTAATTTCGTTTAGCTGATCGCTGCTAATACGATCAAGCGTCGCCATGTTTTGCTGGGCGTTACGGTCTGATACAAAGCTGATCCCTGCCAGCACCAATACCAAAGCGATAAAGCTGATAAGTGCCGCGATTACCGCCGCATGGATACTCATATTGCGAAACAAACGAGCCATGGCCCTTCCCCCGTTGCCGTCATTTTTGTGATGATGCTTTGTTTTAATAATGTGCTGTTTCGTAGCATGTTATTTTTAGTGCTGCATAACATTAATGGCGCATCGCTATACCCTCTGGGCACGGCCGGAAGCCGCGACCAGCGCCATCAATCGCGATGGAATATCGTCTAGGGCGACGACATCAACCGCTCCCCCAACAGCAATCGCTTCTCTCGGCATCCCGAAAACCACGCAGCTCTCTTCATTTTGCGCAATGGTCGGCGCGCCTGCTTGGCGCATTTCTAATAACCCTGCAGCGCCATCTTTTCCCATGCCAGTCAAAATTACCCCAATCGCATTTTTACCGGCGTGCTTTGAGGCAGAGTGAAACAGCACATCCACCGATGGCCGGTGGCGATTAACCGGAGGCCCATCGTTCAAGCGTGCCACGTAGTTTGCACCGCTGCGGACGAGTTCAAGGTGTTGATCACCCGGCGCAATATAGGCATGACCCGGCAGCACACGCTCGCCATCAGTGGCCTCTTTGACGGTAATCCGGCACAGCCGGTCCAGCCGTTCAGCAAACGAGCGGGTAAAGCCGCCCGGCATGTGTTGAGTAATCAAAACGGCTGGTGCGTTAGCCGGCAAGGGCTCCAGTACCGCACGGATCGCCTCGGTTCCGCCAGTAGAGGCACCAATGATGATCAGCTTCTCACTGGTAACCAGCGGTGCTTTCAACTGCGTCGGAGGCGGCGCGTTTTTGTGGCGGGCCTGACGGGGTCGTGAGCGCGCGGCGGCACGCAGCTTCTCAGCAATTTCGTTGGCGTACTCCATCATCCCATTGCGAATACCTAGGCTGGGCTTAGCCACAAAGTCCAATGCGCCCAGTTCCAGCGCTCGCAGGGTGATTTCAGAACCGCTCTGGGTGAGTGATGAAACCATTAACACCGGCATTGGGCGCAGGCGCATCAACCGCTCAAGAAAGTCCAACCCATCCATGCGCGGCATTTCCACGTCAAGGGTTAGTACATCAGGGTTATGCTGCTTAATCAGGTCCCTGGCAGCAATGGGGTCGGGCGCGACGGCAACCACTTCCATATCTGGCTGTGAGTTGATGATTTCGGTTAACAAATCGCGAATCAGCGCCGAATCATCGACACATAACACTTTGATCTTGGCTGCGCTCAAAGCACGCCTCCTCTTACGGTAGCTACCTAATGTGCTGTTGCGCTTCCGCTTGAGAAATACCTGTTAACGGAGCTAAACGCACGTAATACGGGTTATTTTTTAGCGGGGGTGTAGACCGTCTGCCCACGCAACTTGAATGCATCGCTAATATAGGAGAAGTTTTCAGAGTGCCCAGCAAACAGCAGGCCATCTGGCTTCATGAGCGGCGCAAACCGCTTTAGAATTTTCGCCTGAGTATCTTTATCGAAATAAATCATGATATTGCGGCAAAAAATGGCATCAAAGGGCCCCTTAACGGGCCACTGGGGCGCCAGCAGGTTAAGCGGCAAAAACTCCACCAGCGCGGATACTTCAGGCCGTATGCGTGCCAGCCCAATATGGTTGCCGGTACCTTTCTGAAAAAACCGTTTCACCCGAACTTCATCGAGCTTGCGCACTTGTTCCTGAGGATAAATACCGGCGCGAGCCCTATCGAGCGCGTCAGTATCAATATCTGTGGCGATGACTTTCGCTTGGGAGGCTTTGGGGCCTAGCGTTTCCAGCAGCGTCATGGCTATTGAATAAGGCTCTTCACCCGTGGAAGCCGCTGAACACCAAATAGTCACCGGCTCCTGCTTATGCTTGATATGTTCAGCCAGCAGCGGAAAGTGGTGCGCCTCACGAAAAAATGCCGTGAGATTGGTGGTGAGTGCGTTAGTAAACGCTTCCCACTCTTTAGCATCGGGCTGACGCTCCAAGCGTGACAGGTAGTCGGTAAAGTGCGTTATGCCATGGTGGCGCAGCCGCTTTGCTAAACGGCTGTAAACCATTTCACGCTTATGCTCGGCAAGCACGATACCGGCACGCAGGTAGATCAGTTCTCTAATCCGTGAAAAATCGGCATCCGTAAGCAGCAAGTCGCGCTCGATCTGCCCACTAGATGCCCATTGGCCGGCTTCGGCTCCCCGTTCGCGTTGTCCGCTCAAAACTCTTCCCACTCCTCTGCAGAAACCGATTGCCGCTTCACACGCGGCGCTGGCGATGTCGCGCTATTTGGCTTCGCAGTAAGTTGATGCGCAGCAGCAGGTGCCCCGATAGCGGCTGGCATAGCCTGTAACGACTGTTGATGGTTTAGCCGAAACGCCTCTACGGATAACGCCAACAGCCCCGCTTGATGTTCCAATGCTGCCGCAGCCCGCGCGGTTTCCTGCACACGGCCAGCATTTTGCTGGGTCGCTTGAT
Protein-coding regions in this window:
- a CDS encoding two-component system response regulator (chemotaxis regulator that, when phosphorylated, interacts with the flagellar motor causing the flagella to spin clockwise which causes the cell to tumble), coding for MADKNMSFLVVDDFPTMRRIVRSLLKELGFTNVDEAEDGQDALNKLRAGNFEFVVSDWNMPNLDGLEMLKEIRQDEALKGLPVLMVTAEAKKENIIAAAQAGANGYVVKPFTAATLEEKLNKIFDKMGK
- a CDS encoding chemotaxis protein — its product is MARLFRNMSIHAAVIAALISFIALVLVLAGISFVSDRNAQQNMATLDRISSDQLNEINRADSLLNQAMLAMETASNFLMVGQTRQSNEQIALAANRIERAERRFENFVATPRTPQGEMLGRDLIEDFQDVLAIIKQQLVSFETMDITTFNRLRGELTGPLANLAESTTAFIDYGFQRVDDIRSDANAQGNFFTLINAVATTIALLMTALIYIGLRRTVIAPLNDAVRRLDKISQADLTEPLPAAGKNEIGQLFAAMATMQQNLTGIVSRVREGSSEIHHGTREIASGNADLSSRTEQQAASIEETAASMEQMTATVKQNADNARQASTLAADASTTAEQGGQVVEQVVQTMHGISTSSQKVADITSVIDSIAFQTNILALNASVEAARAGEQGRGFAVVAGEVRNLASRSADAAKEIKTLIDASVSQIKQGSTLVEQAGSTMSEVVTAVRRVTDIMDEISAASQEQSDGITQVSQAVGQMDEVTQQNAALVQQATAAAASLEEQASRLEEAVAVFKLLGVQEHSYELPRSIAPSAPAQLASTQPAAQRSARQNSHHDEWEAF
- a CDS encoding chemotaxis response regulator protein-glutamate methylesterase, which gives rise to MSAAKIKVLCVDDSALIRDLLTEIINSQPDMEVVAVAPDPIAARDLIKQHNPDVLTLDVEMPRMDGLDFLERLMRLRPMPVLMVSSLTQSGSEITLRALELGALDFVAKPSLGIRNGMMEYANEIAEKLRAAARSRPRQARHKNAPPPTQLKAPLVTSEKLIIIGASTGGTEAIRAVLEPLPANAPAVLITQHMPGGFTRSFAERLDRLCRITVKEATDGERVLPGHAYIAPGDQHLELVRSGANYVARLNDGPPVNRHRPSVDVLFHSASKHAGKNAIGVILTGMGKDGAAGLLEMRQAGAPTIAQNEESCVVFGMPREAIAVGGAVDVVALDDIPSRLMALVAASGRAQRV
- a CDS encoding chemotaxis protein CheR, with the translated sequence MSGQRERGAEAGQWASSGQIERDLLLTDADFSRIRELIYLRAGIVLAEHKREMVYSRLAKRLRHHGITHFTDYLSRLERQPDAKEWEAFTNALTTNLTAFFREAHHFPLLAEHIKHKQEPVTIWCSAASTGEEPYSIAMTLLETLGPKASQAKVIATDIDTDALDRARAGIYPQEQVRKLDEVRVKRFFQKGTGNHIGLARIRPEVSALVEFLPLNLLAPQWPVKGPFDAIFCRNIMIYFDKDTQAKILKRFAPLMKPDGLLFAGHSENFSYISDAFKLRGQTVYTPAKK